A single genomic interval of Pyrus communis chromosome 5, drPyrComm1.1, whole genome shotgun sequence harbors:
- the LOC137733708 gene encoding uncharacterized protein — MEGSVAEDIGAPESWEVAGLDDALNRLMLSSTKDSKPPQSLTDVPPLVSSSSDASDNFSEDAVNQVDQFLREALQNPRERLSILRMEQDVEKFIRDPLQQQLEFQQLPTSYLRLAAHRVAQHYSLQSMVLLDDNLPDGSGSRIIVRKTPECRLPLIRLADIPVNLPSEDSGVTKVAIKQRPQKRSQGGNSANSNSLKENSAKSVEERKEEYNRARARIFNSSINVSGSSSGKSESEPKLQDTPQHVPLVMPKVEDLPSVSDLHSGGGLIDSSTSSSRTARIRPEKEPIGRYKPNNRVAIFRDREIDRKDPDYDRSYDRYMQRFDPGFGFNGGPYTIQPMYTPALNYNTEFPQLGSAHRPQISTEHQTRPLPQHLPGPWVPPSPPAGIGYGHPETIITPFNPNHVGARSTSGIYLHSSQYPCQRPGMPFVHPHEHVHQSFSQSHQQQPDASFGLARPR; from the exons ATGGAGGGCTCTGTGGCGGAGGATATCGGAGCCCCGGAGTCATGGGAGGTCGCCGGTTTGGACGACGCCTTGAACCGCCTGATGCTTTCCTCCACCAAGGATTCCAAGCCCCCCCAAAGCCTTACCGACGTCCCGCCTTTGGTTTCCTCTTCTTCTGACGCTTCTGATAACTTTTCCGAGGATGCCGTCAATCAGGTCGACCAGTTCCTTCGCGAGGCCTTGCAAAACCCTCGGGAGCGCCTATCAA TTTTACGAATGGAGCAAGATGTGGAGAAGTTTATCCGTGATCCTCTTCAGCAGCAACTAGAGTTTCAGCAGTTGCCCACTTCTTATTTACGCTTGGCTGCACATCGTGTGGCTCAACATTATTCGCTTCAGTCAATGGTTTTATTAGATGATAATTTACCTGATGGCTCTGGTTCCAGAATTATTGTCCGCAAAACTCCTGAGTGTCGACTCCCTTTGATTCGCCTTGCAGACATCCCTGTTAATTTACCGTCAGAAGACAGCGGTGTTACTAAGGTTGCAATAAAACAGAGGCCACAGAAACGGTCACAGGGTGGAAACAGTGCAAACTCAAATTCGTTAAAGGAAAACAGTGCTAAAAGTGTGGAAGAACGGAAAGAAGAGTATAACAGGGCTCGTGCACGAATATTTAACTCTAGTATTAATGTGAGTGGTAGTTCAAGTGGGAAATCAGAAAGTGAACCAAAACTGCAGGATACTCCACAACATGTACCCTTGGTGATGCCAAAGGTGGAAGATCTACCAAGTGTTTCTGATTTGCACTCTGGTGGGGGTTTAATCGATTCTTCAACAAGTAGTAGTAGAACAGCTAGAATTAGGCCAGAGAAGGAGCCAATTGGGAGGTACAAACCAAATAATAGGGTAGCTATATTTAGGGATCGTGAGATTGACCGTAAAGACCCTGATTACGACAGGAGCTATGACAG GTACATGCAAAGATTTGATCCTGGCTTTGGGTTCAATGGTGGCCCATACACCATCCAGCCTATGTATACACCTGCATTGAACTATAACACCGAATTTCCTCAACTTGGTTCTGCACACAGGCCTCAGATTTCTACTGAACATCAGACTCGTCCTCTTCCACAACACCTACCTGGGCCTTGGGTTCCACCATCGCCCCCTGCTGGCATTGGGTATGGTCATCCGGAGACCATAATCACTCCATTTAATCCAAATCATGTTGGTGCACGATCTACATCTGGCATTTATCTGCATTCATCCCAGTATCCTTGTCAGCGCCCTGGAATGCCCTTTGTCCATCCTCATGAACATGTTCACCAATCTTTTTCACAG TCTCATCAACAGCAACCTGATGCAAGTTTTGGGTTAGCCCGGCCCCGGTGA